From a single Pseudomonadota bacterium genomic region:
- a CDS encoding hydrogenase iron-sulfur subunit, with the protein MMNKFEPKIVLFLCNWCSYAGADLAGTSRLQYAPNVRVVRLMCSG; encoded by the coding sequence CTGATGAACAAATTTGAGCCAAAAATAGTCCTCTTCCTCTGTAACTGGTGCTCCTATGCAGGAGCTGATCTGGCCGGTACATCCCGGCTTCAGTATGCACCGAATGTAAGGGTTGTGCGTCTTATGTGCAGCGG
- a CDS encoding CoB--CoM heterodisulfide reductase iron-sulfur subunit A family protein, whose product MSNEISVSEIPVSQGKIGAVMVVGAGVGGIQAALDAAAAGFKVYLVDKGPAIGGKMAQLDKTFPTNDCSMCILSPKFIECASNPNISIITNTHVEGLEGEAGNFQVHLYEEPRYVDEEKCTGCGTCAEYCPIYVPDVYNESLAKKKCIHVHFPQAVPAVSMVDAAHCLFLQRKICQICVPTCKSKAINFNMQPKRTTVEVGSVILAPGYEIFDAYSQSQYGYHRFSNVVTSLEFERIISASGPNGGEILRPSDNRTPHKIAWIQCVGSRDETSNCTYCSAVCCMYATKQVILSKEHHPEIEAVILHNDIRAYGKGFERFYERAKNMPGVRYQWAKTSIVGEDPDNKNIILRYRTDDSKVKDEQFDLVVLSVGLNSTEGNRELAEKLSIGLNEHGFCESPAFSPMETSRNGIYSCGVFHAPMDIPDAVTMASGAASLASQLLCEERGTLMEEKVYPEERDTAGEPPRVGIFVCDCGTNIAKVVNVPQVVEYAKGLPGVVHSKEETFACSVDAVNHMAETIRKQGLNRVVVAACTPRTHEPVFQAALREAGLNPFLFQFANIREQCSFVHMNEKEVATEKAKDLIRMAASKALLLQPLHRAIYNVTPEALVIGGGIAGMTSSLALANQGIKVHLIEKTESLGGLSKRIPVTLEGADVQSMIKKLVDEVYASDLIEISTNAELVEYSGYVGNFISGIRIGNGEALKEIEHGITIVAAGAEELKPNEYLYGEDDRVMTLLELDEKIEKDSNRLKECDSAVFIQCVGSRNDERQYCSRVCCSHSVKNALQLKKLKPEMDVYVLYRDMRTYGFKEDYYKEASDQGVIFIRYQPEDSPDIHSITENGKSFLRLTATEPILGQRLEIDADLVCLAAASVPPAGNKPLSQMLKVPLNEDGFFLEAHMKLRPVDFSTDGIFMCGTAHSPKFIDESIAQAQAAASKALAVLTRTSIEGQAAVAEVREELCSGCRVCEMACPYGAVKKDEEKRVSVVNQALCKGCGTCVAACPSGAMNGKHFTMDQILAEIRAAFAA is encoded by the coding sequence ATGTCTAATGAGATTAGCGTAAGTGAGATTCCCGTAAGTCAAGGAAAGATTGGTGCTGTTATGGTTGTTGGCGCAGGCGTCGGCGGCATACAGGCTGCATTGGACGCGGCTGCTGCCGGGTTCAAGGTATATCTTGTCGATAAGGGACCTGCCATTGGCGGCAAAATGGCACAACTGGATAAGACATTCCCCACCAATGACTGTTCCATGTGTATCCTGTCCCCTAAGTTCATAGAATGCGCATCGAATCCCAATATTTCGATTATTACGAATACGCATGTTGAGGGTTTGGAAGGTGAGGCAGGAAATTTTCAGGTCCATCTTTATGAAGAACCCCGTTATGTTGATGAAGAAAAATGTACAGGGTGCGGCACATGTGCCGAATACTGCCCGATTTATGTGCCCGATGTTTACAATGAAAGTCTCGCAAAGAAGAAATGTATTCATGTCCACTTCCCCCAGGCAGTACCCGCGGTTTCTATGGTTGATGCAGCCCACTGCCTTTTTTTGCAGAGAAAGATATGTCAGATATGTGTTCCCACTTGCAAAAGTAAAGCAATAAACTTCAATATGCAACCGAAGAGGACAACCGTTGAAGTGGGAAGCGTCATCCTGGCGCCGGGATACGAAATTTTCGATGCGTATTCACAGAGTCAGTATGGATACCATCGATTCTCGAACGTGGTCACCAGTCTTGAGTTTGAACGTATTATCAGCGCTTCAGGACCTAATGGCGGCGAAATCCTTCGCCCCTCCGACAACAGGACACCACACAAGATAGCATGGATTCAATGTGTCGGTTCAAGGGATGAAACATCCAATTGTACATACTGCTCCGCGGTATGCTGCATGTACGCTACAAAACAAGTCATTCTTTCAAAAGAACATCACCCGGAGATTGAGGCAGTTATACTTCACAACGATATCCGTGCCTATGGCAAAGGTTTTGAACGGTTCTACGAAAGAGCCAAAAATATGCCCGGAGTCCGCTACCAATGGGCCAAAACATCCATTGTCGGTGAAGACCCGGATAATAAAAATATTATTCTCAGATACCGCACAGACGACAGCAAGGTTAAGGACGAGCAATTCGATCTCGTCGTTCTCTCAGTGGGACTTAACTCAACTGAAGGCAACAGGGAACTTGCCGAGAAACTTTCCATAGGACTCAATGAACACGGTTTCTGCGAAAGCCCTGCTTTCTCACCTATGGAAACTTCAAGAAACGGCATATACTCATGCGGTGTTTTCCACGCGCCCATGGATATTCCCGATGCCGTTACAATGGCAAGCGGCGCTGCATCTTTAGCTTCACAGCTCCTCTGTGAGGAGCGCGGCACCCTGATGGAAGAAAAAGTTTATCCCGAGGAGCGCGACACTGCTGGCGAACCGCCACGTGTAGGTATATTCGTCTGCGACTGTGGCACCAACATCGCCAAGGTAGTAAACGTTCCCCAGGTTGTGGAATATGCAAAGGGACTCCCTGGCGTGGTCCATTCGAAAGAAGAAACTTTTGCCTGCTCTGTCGACGCCGTTAACCACATGGCAGAAACAATCAGAAAGCAGGGGCTTAACCGTGTAGTAGTAGCTGCCTGTACTCCGAGAACACATGAACCGGTATTTCAGGCTGCGTTGAGGGAAGCCGGCTTGAATCCATTCCTCTTCCAGTTTGCCAATATCCGGGAACAGTGTTCCTTTGTTCACATGAACGAAAAGGAAGTTGCAACGGAAAAAGCGAAAGACCTTATCAGAATGGCAGCATCGAAGGCATTGCTGCTCCAACCTCTGCATAGAGCAATTTACAACGTTACTCCCGAAGCTTTGGTTATAGGAGGCGGTATTGCGGGAATGACAAGCAGTCTCGCTTTGGCAAATCAGGGCATAAAGGTCCACCTTATCGAGAAAACAGAGTCACTGGGCGGCTTATCAAAAAGAATCCCCGTAACACTGGAAGGAGCGGATGTACAAAGCATGATAAAAAAACTTGTCGATGAGGTCTATGCCAGCGATCTGATAGAAATCTCGACAAATGCCGAACTGGTAGAATATTCAGGATATGTGGGAAACTTTATATCCGGGATCAGGATAGGTAATGGAGAAGCCCTGAAAGAAATCGAACATGGCATAACAATAGTTGCAGCAGGCGCTGAAGAACTGAAGCCTAATGAATATCTTTATGGCGAAGATGACCGGGTCATGACTCTTCTTGAACTTGACGAAAAAATAGAAAAAGACAGCAATAGGTTGAAAGAATGCGATAGCGCGGTCTTTATCCAGTGCGTGGGATCAAGGAATGACGAGAGACAATATTGCAGTCGTGTCTGCTGCTCCCACTCGGTAAAGAACGCACTCCAGCTTAAGAAACTCAAACCGGAAATGGATGTATATGTGCTGTACAGAGATATGAGAACATACGGTTTTAAGGAAGATTACTATAAGGAAGCTTCTGACCAGGGCGTCATTTTCATCCGATACCAGCCGGAAGATTCCCCTGATATTCATTCTATAACAGAAAACGGAAAGTCATTCCTGAGATTAACCGCCACAGAACCGATCCTTGGACAGAGACTCGAAATCGATGCCGATCTGGTCTGTCTGGCTGCTGCCTCAGTGCCGCCGGCGGGCAACAAGCCTCTTTCACAGATGCTCAAGGTTCCCCTTAATGAAGACGGATTTTTTCTTGAAGCACATATGAAACTGCGACCGGTAGATTTCTCAACAGACGGTATTTTTATGTGCGGCACTGCCCACAGCCCTAAATTTATAGATGAGAGTATTGCTCAAGCCCAGGCTGCTGCCTCTAAGGCCCTTGCTGTGCTGACGCGTACAAGCATTGAAGGCCAGGCTGCTGTCGCAGAGGTAAGGGAAGAACTATGCAGCGGTTGTCGCGTTTGCGAAATGGCCTGCCCCTATGGTGCAGTCAAAAAAGACGAAGAGAAACGGGTTTCCGTAGTTAATCAGGCGCTCTGCAAAGGATGCGGCACCTGTGTAGCGGCTTGTCCGAGCGGTGCAATGAATGGAAAACATTTTACCATGGATCAGATACTGGCAGAAATAAGGGCAGCTTTTGCTGCGTAA
- a CDS encoding (Fe-S)-binding protein gives METVAPFKEAIEMIRDAGGEMFRKCFQCGLCTASCPWNNVRTFMPHKKITESKFGLVELGEEDWWLCSTCNMCVSRCPRGVAITDVIRAVRNITIDSVPRAVPASLKNAIGSLKNSGNPWSGAREERANWARDLAIPPVGGETQTLYFSCCTPAFDPKMGNIARATARILKETGANFGIIGAKESCCGESVRKAGNFDVFEKLAKSNIDAFNESGVKEIVVTSPHCYSTFKSEYPALGGEFNVVHLVQYLSRLAGEGQLTFKKPFPKKVVYHDPCYLGRHNGIYDEPRSILGSIPGLTLMDEINTRENSLCCGGGGARIWMETKKGERFSDTLVEQALELGAEVLVTACPYCILNFKDSVLTLGKEDVLDVRDISEIVDEVI, from the coding sequence GTGGAGACAGTAGCACCATTTAAAGAAGCCATTGAAATGATCAGAGACGCCGGCGGGGAAATGTTCCGCAAGTGTTTTCAATGCGGCCTGTGTACCGCCAGTTGTCCCTGGAACAACGTGAGGACCTTCATGCCCCACAAGAAGATTACCGAGTCGAAGTTCGGGCTGGTGGAACTTGGGGAGGAAGACTGGTGGCTCTGCTCGACGTGTAACATGTGCGTCAGCCGTTGCCCTCGGGGAGTAGCCATCACCGATGTTATACGCGCTGTCCGCAACATCACCATCGATAGCGTCCCCCGTGCTGTCCCGGCGAGCCTGAAAAACGCCATAGGGAGTCTAAAAAATTCGGGTAACCCCTGGAGCGGAGCAAGAGAAGAAAGGGCAAATTGGGCTCGTGATCTTGCCATTCCTCCGGTTGGCGGCGAAACTCAGACGCTCTATTTTTCTTGCTGCACACCGGCGTTTGATCCCAAAATGGGAAACATTGCACGAGCCACTGCCAGGATACTTAAAGAGACAGGGGCTAATTTCGGCATTATAGGCGCCAAAGAGAGTTGTTGCGGCGAGAGTGTTCGAAAGGCGGGAAACTTCGATGTTTTTGAGAAACTTGCAAAGAGTAATATCGATGCATTTAATGAATCCGGCGTTAAGGAAATCGTCGTCACATCGCCTCACTGCTATAGCACCTTCAAGAGTGAGTATCCTGCTTTAGGTGGAGAATTTAATGTAGTCCACCTTGTCCAATATTTGTCCCGTCTCGCAGGTGAAGGTCAACTGACGTTTAAAAAACCCTTTCCGAAAAAAGTTGTCTATCACGATCCTTGTTATCTGGGACGTCACAACGGGATTTATGATGAACCGCGAAGCATTCTCGGAAGCATTCCAGGTCTGACCCTCATGGATGAGATAAATACCAGAGAAAACAGTCTCTGCTGCGGCGGAGGCGGTGCGAGAATCTGGATGGAAACCAAAAAAGGAGAGCGCTTTTCAGATACCCTTGTAGAGCAGGCCCTTGAACTGGGGGCTGAAGTCCTTGTAACAGCTTGTCCATACTGTATTCTTAACTTCAAGGACAGCGTCCTCACCCTGGGTAAGGAAGATGTCCTGGATGTGCGGGATATTTCAGAGATAGTTGACGAAGTAATATAG
- a CDS encoding mercuric reductase, translating into MDGQEVFQFAMRMLPKVTEQALEMAGISKEEVALIIPHQANLRIIEAAARRMDLPMDKFMVNVDRYGNTSSASIPIALHEALENGRIKSGDVVVLAGFGAGLTWGAIVMRW; encoded by the coding sequence ATGGATGGGCAGGAAGTTTTTCAATTTGCCATGCGGATGTTGCCAAAGGTGACTGAGCAGGCGCTGGAAATGGCCGGCATCAGCAAGGAAGAAGTTGCGCTGATCATACCGCACCAGGCCAATCTGCGGATTATCGAGGCGGCAGCCCGTAGAATGGACCTGCCTATGGATAAGTTCATGGTGAATGTGGATCGATACGGCAACACATCCTCTGCATCCATACCGATTGCGCTGCATGAAGCATTGGAGAATGGCCGGATCAAATCGGGCGATGTGGTGGTACTGGCAGGCTTTGGGGCGGGGTTAACCTGGGGCGCGATTGTAATGAGGTGGTAA